Below is a genomic region from Billgrantia tianxiuensis.
TGACGCCGGCGATGGTGATCATGGCGCCGATGCTGACGCCGATCGTCACCTCGGTAGGGGTCGATCCGGTCTACTTCGGCGTGCTGATGGCCTTCATCCTCGGCATCGGCCTGCTGACGCCGCCCGTGGGTACCTGCCTCTACGTGGGCTGCGGTGTCGGCCGGGTCACCATGGAACAACTGGTCAGGGCGATGCTGCCGTACTACGCGGCGCTGCTGGTGGTGTTGGTGGTATTGATCGCCTTCCCCGGAATCGTGACCTGGCTGCCCGACATGGCTGCAGTCCGTGGAAACTGAGTGCGGCAACTGACAACCGGGAGGTGTCGTGAAAACAACCTCATACCGCATCGTGGTGATGGGGGTGTCGGGGTCGGGCAAGTCGTGTATCGGCGCCTTGCTCGCCAGCCGCCTCGGCGTCGCGTTCATCGATGGCGACGATTACCACTCGCCGGCCAGCATCGACAAGATGGCCAACGGCATCCCGCTCGGCGACGAAGACCGTCGCGAGTGGCTGGAGACGCTGGCCGGCCTGATCGGCGACCACCGGCGTCGCGATGCCTCGCTGGTGTTGGCCTGCTCGGCGCTCAAGCGGCGCTACCGCGAACTCCTGCGGCGCGGCGACCCTGGGCTCATCTTCCTGTTTCTCGAAGGGGAGCGTGAACAGTTGCGCGAGCGCCTGTCGGCCCGGGAGGAGCACTTCTTTCGTGGCGAGGCGATGCTGGACAGCCAGCTTCACGATCTCGAGGCGCCCGATGCGCTGGAGGCAGTGGTGAGCAACATTGCCGCCACGCCTGATGCCATCGTGACGGCTTTTCTGGAGGCGAAGCCCGAGTGTCGCCCTAGCAGCGACTGA
It encodes:
- a CDS encoding gluconokinase; translation: MKTTSYRIVVMGVSGSGKSCIGALLASRLGVAFIDGDDYHSPASIDKMANGIPLGDEDRREWLETLAGLIGDHRRRDASLVLACSALKRRYRELLRRGDPGLIFLFLEGEREQLRERLSAREEHFFRGEAMLDSQLHDLEAPDALEAVVSNIAATPDAIVTAFLEAKPECRPSSD